CAAACGGGTTATCGCGATAAAACCGCTTAACGTAGCTGTGAAAAATCTGCTCGGTGAGATTGGTGCTGTCGCTGTTCCAGTACAGCAAGTCGAACGCCGGTGGTGTTTGCCCGTGCAGATAATTATTGATGAACGTGGGCCAGTACAAATCATTTTCGCGCAGGAAGTTAAAGCTGGTGGCCAGTACCCGGCCATCGAGTAAACCGCGGCTTTCTACCAACGGTTCCAGGCTTTCGAGCATGGGCGAATTCAGGTAATGACCCAGGTCGCCCGGTTCGGAAAAATCCAACAGGGTGGTGAGCAGCGTTATGCTCGCCAACGCCTCGCGTCCCTGTGCCCGCAGCCAGGCCTGGGTGGCGGTGAGCAGGGTGCCGCCAACGCAATAGCCGGCGGCGTGAACTTTTTCTGTACCGCAGATTTCGCACACCACCTCCAGTGCGGTGAGCAGTCCCTCCTGCATATAGTGCTCAAAGCCCAAATCACGGTGTTGGCTTTCCGGGTTGGCCCAGGACACCATAAACACGGTAAAGCCCTGATCCACCAACCAGGCCACCAGCGATTTTTTTTCGTTCAGATCCAGAATGTAGTACTTGTTGATAAACGGCGGCACGATCAGCAACGGGGTTTTATACACCTGCTCGGTGCGGGGTGCATATTGGATCAGTTCCATCAGTGCATTGCGATACACCACCTGCCCTGGCGTGGCGGCTACGTTTTTACCCAACGCGAAGCCGCTGTCGTCAACCTGGGAAATACGCAATGCCTCAAGCGGACTTTTTTGCAGATCGTTCAACAGATTAGTCAGCCCTTTTTGCAGGTTTTCGCCCTGCTGCGCCACCGTTTCGCGCATCACTTCTGGATTGGACCAGGCGAAATTGCCGGGGGCCATGGCGTTGATCAGTTGGCGAGCATAAAAACGCCAGTGCTTTTCTTCTTCCGCATTGTCGAAGCTCACCGCATCCAATTGCTGGGTCAGCAGGCGTGCATTGGTGAGGTAGGTCTGGCGCAAAAAACTGTACAACGGCTGTTGATGCCAATCTGCATCGGCAAAGCGATGGTCGCCGGCATCATCCGGTACCAGCTCGGGCATGTGTTCCTGTTTCTGCAGCGCCTGTGCAAGTGCGCCGCAGAGCGCTGTGTGCTGTTGCAGTGCCTCGGTTTGTAACCTCAGCCATTGGTCAATGTCCACGTCCGGTTTGGGCGAAAACGCCGGTGACGGCGGGTATTGGCCGATGTGCGCCTGCATTTGCTTGAGCGCTTGCTCGGTCAGCTGGGTAAACAGCTCGCTGAAATTGACGTTCATAGCCGTGTTTCCTCTCACTCATCGGGCGGTCCAGCCGCCATCCAGTACC
This region of Simiduia agarivorans SA1 = DSM 21679 genomic DNA includes:
- a CDS encoding PHA/PHB synthase family protein, with amino-acid sequence MNVNFSELFTQLTEQALKQMQAHIGQYPPSPAFSPKPDVDIDQWLRLQTEALQQHTALCGALAQALQKQEHMPELVPDDAGDHRFADADWHQQPLYSFLRQTYLTNARLLTQQLDAVSFDNAEEEKHWRFYARQLINAMAPGNFAWSNPEVMRETVAQQGENLQKGLTNLLNDLQKSPLEALRISQVDDSGFALGKNVAATPGQVVYRNALMELIQYAPRTEQVYKTPLLIVPPFINKYYILDLNEKKSLVAWLVDQGFTVFMVSWANPESQHRDLGFEHYMQEGLLTALEVVCEICGTEKVHAAGYCVGGTLLTATQAWLRAQGREALASITLLTTLLDFSEPGDLGHYLNSPMLESLEPLVESRGLLDGRVLATSFNFLRENDLYWPTFINNYLHGQTPPAFDLLYWNSDSTNLTEQIFHSYVKRFYRDNPFVNNGGLMVGDTLCHPRMIDTPAYVLGAAKDHIVLWQAAYASARLLTGPTRFVQAGSGHIAGVINPPALQKYGYCAGPLSRADSLKPEDWLQQATSHAGSWWPDWAEWLTGQCNEKTPAREPGNGLFPPLTEAPGRYVLKRL